The following are encoded together in the Methylorubrum sp. B1-46 genome:
- the argB gene encoding acetylglutamate kinase: MTDPLPNVHVRAEILTQALPHMQRYDQEIVVIKYGGHAMGDPAAAEDFAEDIVLLEQSGLKPIVVHGGGPQIGKMLARLGIESEFRGGLRVTDEATVEVVEMVLAGSINKQIVGWIAAEGGRAIGLCGKDGNMVRAKRAMRTIKDPDSNIEQAIDLGLVGEPEHVERGVLDAVLKAELIPVLAPVAYGEDGKTYNVNADTFAGAIAGALRAKRLLLLTDVPGVLDKDKNLIQELSVEDCRRLIADGTITGGMIPKVETCIYALEQGVEAVVILNGKVAHAALLELFTDFGAGTLIRRT, from the coding sequence ATGACCGATCCACTGCCGAACGTGCATGTGCGCGCTGAGATCCTGACCCAGGCGCTGCCGCACATGCAGCGCTATGATCAGGAAATCGTGGTCATCAAGTATGGCGGCCACGCCATGGGCGACCCGGCGGCGGCGGAGGACTTCGCCGAGGACATCGTGCTCTTGGAGCAATCCGGGCTGAAGCCGATCGTCGTGCACGGCGGCGGACCGCAGATCGGTAAGATGCTGGCTCGGCTCGGCATCGAATCGGAGTTCCGCGGCGGGCTTCGCGTCACCGACGAGGCCACCGTCGAGGTGGTCGAGATGGTGCTGGCCGGCTCGATCAACAAACAGATCGTCGGCTGGATCGCCGCCGAGGGCGGTCGGGCGATCGGCCTGTGCGGCAAGGACGGCAACATGGTCCGCGCCAAGCGGGCGATGCGCACGATCAAGGACCCCGACAGCAACATCGAGCAGGCGATCGATCTCGGCCTCGTCGGCGAGCCCGAGCATGTCGAGCGCGGCGTGCTCGACGCGGTGCTGAAGGCCGAGCTGATCCCGGTGCTCGCGCCCGTGGCCTATGGCGAGGACGGCAAGACCTACAACGTCAACGCCGACACCTTCGCCGGGGCCATCGCCGGTGCGCTGCGGGCCAAGCGCCTGCTGCTGCTCACCGACGTGCCCGGCGTGCTCGACAAGGACAAGAACCTGATTCAGGAGCTCTCGGTGGAAGATTGCCGGCGCCTGATCGCCGACGGCACCATCACCGGCGGCATGATCCCGAAGGTCGAGACCTGCATCTACGCCCTCGAACAGGGTGTCGAGGCGGTGGTCATCCTCAACGGCAAGGTGGCGCACGCGGCGCTGCTGGAGCTGTTCACCGATTTCGGTGCGGGCACCCTGATCCGGCGCACCTGA